From Primulina tabacum isolate GXHZ01 chromosome 2, ASM2559414v2, whole genome shotgun sequence, one genomic window encodes:
- the LOC142537357 gene encoding uncharacterized protein LOC142537357 isoform X2 translates to MALEAYASQASDAVHTDVLSQARLACYKARDAFYSCLEKETNKKPTEIASVGLLYPVECKKTREEYVKQCRPTWVKHFDRQYCAKKRVQRLLDDNDSRRGV, encoded by the exons ATGGCGTTGGAAGCGTACGCATCGCAGGCCTCTGATGCAGTTCACACTGATGTTCTTTCGCAAGCTCGGCTAGCTTGCTACAAG GCGCGTGATGCTTTCTATTCTTGCCTAGAGAAAGAAACGAACAAGAAACCTACAGAAATCGCTTCGGTGGGGCTGCTTTACCCAGTTGAATGCAAGAAAACTAGAGAGGAATATGTGAAACAATGCAGACCCACTTGG GTGAAGCATTTCGATAGGCAGTACTGTGCAAAGAAGAGGGTTCAAAGGCTTTTGGATGATAATGATTCGAGGAGAG GGGTTTAA
- the LOC142537357 gene encoding uncharacterized protein LOC142537357 isoform X1, producing MALEAYASQASDAVHTDVLSQARLACYKARDAFYSCLEKETNKKPTEIASVGLLYPVECKKTREEYVKQCRPTWVKHFDRQYCAKKRVQRLLDDNDSRRGPLSLPPPSTFKPPSSC from the exons ATGGCGTTGGAAGCGTACGCATCGCAGGCCTCTGATGCAGTTCACACTGATGTTCTTTCGCAAGCTCGGCTAGCTTGCTACAAG GCGCGTGATGCTTTCTATTCTTGCCTAGAGAAAGAAACGAACAAGAAACCTACAGAAATCGCTTCGGTGGGGCTGCTTTACCCAGTTGAATGCAAGAAAACTAGAGAGGAATATGTGAAACAATGCAGACCCACTTGG GTGAAGCATTTCGATAGGCAGTACTGTGCAAAGAAGAGGGTTCAAAGGCTTTTGGATGATAATGATTCGAGGAGAGGTCCGTTGTCGCTTCCACCGCCTTCTACTTTTAAACCCCCTAGTTCTTGTTGA
- the LOC142528960 gene encoding CBL-interacting serine/threonine-protein kinase 6-like — protein MGSEEKCGVLHGKYELGRLLGHGTFAKVYNARNIKTGKSLAIKIVGKEKVVRVGMMEQVKREISVMKMMKHPNIVELHEVMSSKTKIYFVMELVRGGELFEKISKGKLREEVARNYFQQLISAVDFCHSRGVYHRDLKPENLLLDEVGNLKVTDFGLSAFSDHLRQDGLLHTTCGTPAYVSPEVIGKKGYDGAKADIWSCGVILFALLAGYLPFQNDNIIAMYRKIYRGDFKCSPWFSPESRKFITKILDPNPSTRITIAKIMDSSWFKKSNFQRLSTKEEQELTAEDEANVGMGKEAETLNAFHIISLSEGFDLSPVFEEKKKVEKEELRFATAKPASSVISKLEEVAKMKNFSIKKSDSFVRLQGLECGRKGKLGIDADFFAMAPSFLVVEVKKSSGDTLEYNQFCSKELRPALKDIAWTSGNSTLT, from the coding sequence ATGGGATCTGAAGAAAAATGCGGGGTGCTGCATGGAAAGTATGAGCTGGGGCGGCTCTTGGGCCACGGCACTTTCGCGAAGGTGTACAACGCGCGGAATATAAAGACCGGGAAGAGCCTAGCCATCAAAATCGTGGGTAAAGAGAAGGTGGTTCGAGTTGGGATGATGGAGCAAGTGAAGCGTGAGATCTCtgtaatgaaaatgatgaagcaTCCGAACATAGTCGAGCTTCACGAAGTGATGTCAAGTAAGACCAAGATTTACTTCGTCATGGAATTGGTTCGTGGAGGTGAATTGTTCGAGAAGATCTCAAAGGGAAAACTTCGTGAAGAGGTGGCTCGGAACTACTTCCAGCAGTTGATTTCCGCTGTAGATTTCTGCCATAGCCGCGGCGTGTATCACCGTGATCTGAAGCCCGAGAATCTGTTGCTAGATGAAGTGGGGAATCTTAAGGTCACGGATTTCGGACTCAGCGCGTTTTCTGACCACCTCAGACAGGACGGATTGCTGCACACAACTTGCGGCACACCTGCGTATGTTTCTCCTGAGGTGATTGGTAAGAAAGGGTACGACGGTGCGAAGGCCGATATTTGGTCCTGTGGCGTCATTCTATTTGCGTTATTGGCTGGTTATTTGCCTTTCCAGAATGACAATATCATTGCCATGTACAGGAAGATTTACAGGGGAGATTTCAAATGCTCACCTTGGTTTTCGCCAGAATCCCGCAAATTTATTACGAAAATTCTGGATCCCAATCCCAGTACGAGGATAACCATAGCGAAGATCATGGACTCTTCTTGGttcaaaaaatcaaatttccaGCGATTGAGTACCAAAGAAGAGCAAGAACTCACAGCAGAAGATGAGGCAAATGTTGGAATGGGGAAAGAAGCAGAGACTTTGAATGCTTTCCACATCATTTCCTTATCCGAGGGATTCGATCTTTCGCCCGTCTTCGAGGAGAAGAAAAAGGTCGAAAAAGAAGAATTGAGATTCGCCACAGCAAAACCTGCCAGCAGTGTGATTTCGAAGCTTGAGGAGGTGGCCAAGATGAAGAATTTCAGTATCAAAAAGAGCGATTCTTTTGTTAGATTGCAGGGTTTAGAATGCGGGAGAAAAGGGAAACTTGGAATAGATGCTGACTTCTTCGCCATGGCGCCGTCTTTTCTGGTGGTGGAGGTGAAAAAATCAAGTGGCGACACTCTTGAATACAATCAATTCTGCAGTAAAGAGCTGAGACCGGCGCTGAAAGACATTGCTTGGACATCAGGCAATTCGACCCTTACTTAA
- the LOC142537358 gene encoding uncharacterized protein LOC142537358 → MGKTYVVFIGRKPGVYETWEEAQKQVNKFSGASHRSFLSREGAIKAFDSYMDKQALVQDSSSTNTVEETSNTTSSANSNASASTKPTQAGKLDKLNEALSNLVKITEEIKQQIESLKISGDDN, encoded by the exons ATG GGTAAAACATATGTAGTTTTTATTGGACGAAAACCCGGAGTATATGAGACTTGGGAAGAGGCACAAAAGCAAGTCAATAAATTTAGCGGCGCATCCCACAGGTCATTCTTGAGTAGGGAGGGGGCTATAAAAGCTTTTGATTCTTATATGGACAAGCAAGCTCTAGTGCAAGATTCTTCCTCTACCAACACTGTCGAAGAAACGTCGAACACAACTTCTAGCGCAAATTCAAATGCAAGTGCAAGTACAAAACCCACTCAAGCTGGAAAACTAGATAAATTGAACGAGGCGCTATCAAATTTAGTGAAGATAACGGAGGAGATAAAACAACAAATCGAATCTCTAAAGATTAGTGGTGATGACAACTAA
- the LOC142537438 gene encoding uncharacterized protein LOC142537438, with amino-acid sequence MGTDEFKQEIWRTLNVNISRKVAYVAKRKALMLVQGTAQEQYRQIRRYSCKQGFKDACRRVIDVDVCFLKEQHGGQLLVAVGLDPNNNIFPICYALVERETKDSWTWFLRLLDEDLGISGVQYDFTFMSDKQKGLIPALESLFPDAEHRFCVRHLHSNMKRAGFKSLDVKITFWAAAKATRIEEFRVQMNEMKVIDENAYEWLAKKHENQWSRAYFSTSPKSDTLLNNMCETFNSIILDAREKPMIDMFETLRNLFMARFQVNREKVKKWKGRICPNIKDVLAKIYMEAVRYFPMKSDEMHYQISRSDDIRDQHSVDLSIGSCSCRRYDLTGIPCKHAVCTIWCKKEDPEMYVHSYYLIETYKRCYAMSIMPTNGPCLWPECNFPPPLPPIHKQKLGRPAKMRRREPDEPPPSSRNKLKGVKKFNKCKLCGGSGHNQRTCKGNEDIQQETGNRPVNINKPAFVKDDVNFTTVSQL; translated from the exons ATGGGAACCGATGAGTTTAAGCAAGAGATTTGGAGGACATTGAATGTAAACATTTCGAGGAAGGTAGCTTATGTAGCTAAGAGAAAAGCACTAATGCTGGTGCAAGGGACTGCACAGGAGCAATATCGTCAAATAAGGAGATATT CGTGTAAGCAAGGATTTAAGGATGCATGTCGTCGTGTCATTGATGTTGATGTATGCTTCTTAAAAGAACAACATGGTGGACAATTGCTAGTGGCTGTGGGTTTAGATCCGAATAACAACATATTCCCAATATGTTATGCGTTGGTTGAACGTGAAACAAAAGATAGTTGGACATGGTTTCTCCGGCTCTTAGATGAAGACCTTGGGATTAGTGGTGTTCAATATGACTTTACATTTATGTCAGATAAGCAAAAAGGTTTGATTCCAGCACTTGAATCTTTATTTCCTGATGCGGAGCATAGATTTTGTGTCCGACACTTACACAGCAACATGAAACGTGCTGGATTCAagagtttggatgttaagatcACCTTTTGGGCTGCCGCAAAAGCGACAAGAATTGAAGAATTTCGAGTTCAAATGAATGAGATGAAAGTTATTGATGAAAATGCATATGAATGGCTTGCTAAGAAGCATGAAAATCAATGGTCTAGAGCATATTTCAGCACCTCCCCTAAATCTGACACCTTATTGAACAACATGTGTGAAACTTTTAACAGCATTATATTAGATGCCAGGGAGAAGCCAATGATAGATATGTTTGAAACACTACGGAATCTTTTCATGGCCAGATTTCAAGTTAATAGAGAGAAGGTAAAAAAATGGAAGGGTCGAATTTGTCCAAACATCAAAGATGTGTTGGCAAAGATCTATATGGAGGCTGTCAGGTATTTCCCAATGAAGTCCGATGAGATGCATTACCAGATATCAAGATCAGATGATATACGTGATCAACATTCAGTTGACCTGTCGATTGGGTCATGCAGTTGTAGGAGATATGATTTGACTGGCATTCCTTGCAAGCACGCTGTATGCACCATTTGGTGCAAAAAAGAGGATCCAGAAATGTATGTCCATTCGTATTACCTGATCGAGACCTATAAAAGATGTTATGCAATGTCCATAATGCCTACCAATGGTCCATGTTTGTGGCCTGAATGTAATTTTCCTCCTCCATTGCCTCCAATTCACAAACAGAAACTTGGAAGACCGGCGAAAATGCGAAGAAGAGAACCAGATGAACCTCCCCCTTCTTCTCGAAATAAGTTGAAAGGTGTGAAAAAGTTCAATAAGTGCAAATTATGTGGTGGATCAGGACATAATCAAAGGACTTGTAAGGGGAATGAAGACATCCAACAAGAGACC GGTAATCGACCGGTGAATATCAACAAACCTGCTTTTGTAAAAGACGACGTCAACTTCACAACTGTCTCACAACTATGA